A stretch of Deltaproteobacteria bacterium DNA encodes these proteins:
- a CDS encoding TIGR03619 family F420-dependent LLM class oxidoreductase translates to MKYGAFLPHIGPLARGNVQANIRTTAQTAEALGFDSVWVGDHIVTPTAIASKYPYTASGSFPLDPKEPILEPLSILSFAAACTTKIRLGTAVLVLPHRHAVVTAKTVATLDVLSGGRVILGVGVGWMEEEFNALNAPFSERGALSDETVAVMKELWTSENPRFAGRYFNFADLRCEPRPVQKPHPPIWIGGHLGPALRRVAEYGDGWAAVVFSPQEFAERLDKLREKAAKIGRDMSTITLCVSPRGKRPEAMIDDIPRYQELGADYLYLAFFNFARSYEDMAAMMERFARDVKLI, encoded by the coding sequence ATGAAATATGGCGCGTTTCTCCCCCATATTGGGCCGCTTGCTCGCGGGAATGTCCAGGCCAACATTCGGACCACTGCCCAGACGGCGGAAGCCTTGGGGTTCGATTCGGTCTGGGTCGGGGACCACATTGTTACGCCAACCGCTATCGCCTCGAAATATCCGTATACCGCGAGCGGGTCCTTCCCGCTCGATCCCAAAGAGCCGATTCTCGAACCGCTTAGCATCCTGAGTTTCGCCGCCGCCTGCACGACGAAAATACGTTTAGGCACGGCGGTCCTGGTGTTGCCGCATCGGCATGCCGTCGTCACCGCCAAAACCGTTGCTACTTTGGATGTGCTATCCGGCGGTCGCGTCATCCTCGGCGTCGGTGTGGGTTGGATGGAAGAAGAGTTCAATGCCCTCAATGCCCCGTTCTCCGAGCGTGGCGCGCTCAGCGATGAGACGGTCGCCGTCATGAAAGAACTCTGGACCAGCGAGAACCCGCGCTTTGCCGGTCGCTACTTCAACTTCGCGGATCTGCGTTGCGAACCGCGGCCCGTGCAGAAACCGCATCCGCCTATCTGGATTGGCGGTCACCTTGGACCTGCCCTGCGTCGGGTGGCGGAGTACGGCGATGGCTGGGCTGCTGTCGTGTTCAGTCCGCAAGAGTTCGCCGAACGCCTGGATAAACTCAGAGAGAAAGCCGCGAAGATCGGTCGGGATATGTCCACCATTACCCTGTGCGTGTCGCCGCGCGGCAAGCGACCGGAAGCCATGATCGACGACATTCCGCGCTACCAGGAACTTGGCGCCGACTATCTGTACCTCGCTTTCTTCAATTTCGCCCGCAGTTACGAAGACATGGCGGCGATGATGGAGCGGTTTGCGCGCGATGTGAAGCTCATCTGA